The following coding sequences lie in one Anoplolepis gracilipes chromosome 4, ASM4749672v1, whole genome shotgun sequence genomic window:
- the Rrp46 gene encoding exosome complex component RRP46, translating into MIEENSEIDCVLRPMNCEINLLSRSDGSTMFMQGDTTIIAGVNGPVEAKSQKMAYDKVSIEVTYTPLKGPPKIDDRLIETYIRETCESAILVSLHPNTMVCINLQEMQDSGGLLACAINASCLALINSGLSMKFTIAAVSCMIEKETGEVIMDPDSTQLKNAKAEFTYAFDSINKDIVCCHCVGQFSQSEFLASVDKCKQVSQFIFDFYREITKKYANTV; encoded by the exons atgattGAAGAAAATAGTGAAATTGATTGCGTATTACGACCGATGAATTGTGAGATTAATTTGCTGTCGAGGTCTGATGGTTCCACAATGTTTATGCAAG GTGATACCACTATTATCGCAGGTGTAAACGGCCCCGTGGAAGCAAAGAGCCAAAAAATGGCATACGACAAAGTTTCTATAGAAGTTACATATACACCTCTGAAGGGACCACCTA agaTTGATGACAGATTAATTGAAACATATATAAGAGAAACTTGTGAATCTGCTATACTAGTTTCACTGCATCCTAATACTATGGTATGCATTAATTTGCAAGAGATGCAAGATTCTGGTGGG ttattggCCTGTGCTATTAATGCATCATGTCTggcattaattaattcaggACTTTCTATGAAATTCACAATTGCGGCTGTAAGTTGCAtgatagagaaagaaacagGAGAAGTAATTATGGATCCTGATAGCACACAATTGAAG AATGCAAAGGCAGAGTTTACATATGCATTTGACAGTATTAACAAAGACATTGTGTGTTGCCATTGTGTTGGTCAATTCTCTCAAAGTGAATTTTTGGCTTCAGTGGATAAATGTAAACAAGTTagtcaatttatatttgatttttatagggaaatcacaaaaaaatatgcaaatacagTATAG
- the Rsph4a gene encoding radial spoke head protein 4 homolog A, producing MEYSYAVEETPPDDVPSVEHDIRRAKKFLQKHSTESGDSLYDHLTELLAKLLAEQPRNAVDIFEEYSRKMKEERFKTKTDHLRDLYVPPVQYDDAKKLIKLFQSVKQIDEGDQERMEDEEEDDKKKKYPDMLDLLFYFEQTGVGLPRHEMLLLNLSIRKLASTMPVENIRFWGKILGKPKNYYIVEAEFQADELARRLEQEKTEAQTQGEKEESETEEAVRFAEEEAAAAKTEIEAVDETIGTTEISHVDTGAEKSLELVFPPLPVNPWRPLSKVPAERIGSGLNKKVYFICNAPGLDEWIELPAVTPQQIVIARQIVRYCTGNLETPIHSFPPFPGVEKNYLRAQIARISATTHVSPIGFFTLGGEGEDEEVEEEREEAYIEGDLAENMHYEPLSIKDLVDPTMSNWCHHSPYILKQGRIIWWNPEEEEDNEEEELEEEDEVERDEVKTIEKEIGPPLLTPLSEDATVDFVIPWTARQSSYLQPDIAIAFVRSNVWPGAFAFAIEKRFANVYIGWGHKYNAYNYSPSNMPPVQDQYKIGPEIMEIRDPTVDEEEAYRMARFPPTVQEEEILDEEEEEEEDDDEEEDEEEQDE from the exons aTGGAGTATTCTTATGCCGTAGAAGAGACACCTCCTGACGATGTTCCCAGCGTGGAGCACGACATTCGACGCGCGAAGAAATTTCTTCAGAAACACAGCACAGAATCGGGTGACAGCTT ATACGACCACTTGACTGAACTTTTAGCAAAGCTACTTGCCGAACAGCCGCGAAACGCAGTCGATATTTTTGAGGAATATAGCAGAAAAATGAAGGAGGAGAGATTTAAGACTAAGACGGATCATCTTCGGGATCTATATGTACCACCGGTGCAGTACGACGATGCCAAGAAGCTTATTAAGCTCTTCCAG AGTGTAAAGCAGATTGACGAGGGCGATCAGGAGAGAATGGAGGACGAGGAGGAGgacgataagaaaaagaaatatcccGACATGTTGGATCTTTTGTTCTACTTTGAGCAGACGGGTGTAGGGTTGCCGCGACACGAAATGCTGTTGCTTAATTTATCGATTCGCAAACTCGCCTCCACGATGCCCGTGGAAAATATTag ATTTTGGGGTAAAATACTTGGAAAacccaaaaattattatatagtggAGGCTGAATTTCAAGCAGATGAACTTGCTCGAAGATTAgag caagAGAAAACTGAGGCACAAACTcaaggagagaaagaagaatcCGAAACCGAAGAGGCAGTAAGATTCGCAGAGGAAGAAGCCGCCGCGGCAAAAACCGAGATAGAAGCCGTGGATGAAACCATCGGAACAACGGAAATCTCGCACGTGGATACGGGAGCAGAAAAATCCTTGGAGCTTGTCTTTCCTCCGCTGCCTGTTAATCCGTGGAGACCGTTGTCGAAAGTACCGGCTGAAAGAATCGGGAGCGGTCTGAATAAAAAA gtgtattttatatgcaacGCGCCTGGGTTGGACGAATGGATCGAACTTCCGGCGGTTACGCCGCAGCAGATAGTAATTGCACGACAGATTGTCCGATACTGTACGGGAAACTTGGAGACACCG ATTCACAGCTTCCCACCGTTTCCCGGTGTCGAGAAAAATTACCTTCGTGCGCAAATTGCAAGGATCAGCGCGACTACTCACGTTTCGCCGATCGGCTTCTTCACGCTCGGCGGAGAAGGCGAGGATGAAGAGgtagaggaagagagagaggaag CTTATATAGAAGGAGATTTAGCAGAAAACATGCATTATGAACCGTTGTCGATCAAGGATCTCGTAGATCCCACCATGTCAAATTGGTGTCATCACAGCCCATATATTCTCAAACAAGGACGAATTATCTGGTGGAATCccgaggaagaggaagataaT GAAGAAGAAGAACTCGAGGAGGAAGATGAAGTGGAGAGAGACGAAGTCAAGACAATTGAGAAAGAAATCGGACCGCCTCTATTAACTCCTTTGTCCGAAGATGCCACTGTTGATTTCGTGATACCGTGGACTGCTAGACAGTCATCATATCTGCAACCAGATATCGCAATAGCTTTCGTCAGATCAAATGTATGGCCCGGAGCCTTCGCATTCGCTATCGAAAA ACGTTTCGCAAACGTGTACATCGGCTGGGGCCACAAATACAACGCGTACAATTATAGTCCTTCCAATATGCCTCCTGTCCAAGATCAGTACAAAATCGGGCCGGAAATCATGGAAATTCGTGACCCCACCGTCGACGAAGAAGAGGCGTATCGAATGGCGCGTTTCCCGCCAACGG TACAAGAAGAAGAGATATTGGatgaagaggaggaggaggaggaggacgaTGACGAGGAAGAGGATGAGGAAGAACAAGACGAATAG